One Streptomyces sp. NBC_00554 DNA segment encodes these proteins:
- a CDS encoding TetR/AcrR family transcriptional regulator: MPKLWNETIEEHRRSVRDAVLEATVALVAEQGLRGVTMSRIAEETGIGRATLYKYFPDVESILLAWHERQITGHLHQLAELQDGPGGAGERLAAVLDTYAFIQHRRHGHGAELSALLHRGEHVLHAERHLHGFVRDLLAEAAAAGEVRDDVAPDELATYCLHALAAAGGLPSEAAVRRLVAVTVAGLRRPS; encoded by the coding sequence GTGCCGAAGCTGTGGAACGAGACCATCGAGGAGCACCGGCGCTCGGTGCGCGACGCGGTGCTGGAAGCCACGGTGGCGCTGGTGGCCGAGCAGGGGTTGCGCGGCGTGACGATGTCGCGGATCGCCGAGGAGACCGGGATCGGCCGGGCCACGCTGTACAAGTACTTCCCGGACGTCGAGTCGATCCTGCTGGCCTGGCACGAGCGGCAGATCACCGGGCACCTGCATCAGCTTGCCGAACTCCAGGACGGCCCCGGGGGTGCGGGCGAACGGCTGGCGGCGGTATTGGACACGTACGCGTTCATCCAGCACCGGCGGCACGGCCACGGCGCGGAGCTCTCGGCCCTGCTGCACCGCGGTGAGCACGTCCTGCACGCCGAGCGGCATCTCCACGGCTTCGTACGGGATCTGCTCGCCGAAGCCGCGGCGGCGGGGGAGGTCCGGGACGACGTCGCGCCGGACGAGCTGGCCACCTACTGCCTGCACGCCCTTGCGGCGGCGGGCGGTCTGCCCTCCGAGGCCGCGGTCCGGCGGCTCGTCGCGGTCACCGTGGCCGGGCTGCGCCGCCCGAGCTGA
- the hemA gene encoding 5-aminolevulinate synthase → MTLHVDLFSQEMKEFAHHKRQFLEIGRNAGRFPSAVARQGHDGTDVEISVWCSNDYLGMGQNPSVIEAMKEAIDAFGAGSGGSRNIGGTNHYHVLLEKELAAFHGKEAALLFSSGYTANDGALSVLAGRMPGTIVYSDALNHASIIDGLRHSGAQKRIFRHNDVAHLEELIAADPADRPKLIVLESVYSMSGDIAPLAEIADIAKRYGASTFLDEVHAVGMYGPEGAGIAAREGIADDFTVIMGTLAKGFGTAGGYIAGPAALVDAVRSFSRSFIFTTSLPPAIAAGALAGVRHLRSSDEERDRLRDNAQLLHRLLDERNIPFVSPMSHIVSVFVGDDSLCRKASEFLLQRHGIYVQAINAPSVKAGEEILRVAPSATHTSSDVEKFAEALDGIWQELDIPRTEHTRGN, encoded by the coding sequence ATGACTCTTCACGTGGACCTCTTCTCGCAAGAGATGAAGGAATTCGCCCACCACAAGCGGCAGTTTCTGGAGATCGGACGGAACGCCGGACGGTTTCCCAGCGCCGTCGCACGACAAGGGCACGACGGTACCGACGTGGAGATCAGCGTCTGGTGCAGCAACGACTACCTCGGCATGGGACAGAACCCCTCCGTGATAGAGGCCATGAAGGAAGCCATCGACGCGTTCGGAGCGGGCTCCGGCGGCTCCCGCAACATCGGCGGGACCAACCACTACCACGTACTCCTCGAGAAGGAACTCGCGGCGTTCCACGGCAAGGAAGCCGCGCTGCTCTTCAGCTCCGGATACACCGCCAACGACGGCGCACTGTCCGTCCTGGCCGGCCGGATGCCCGGCACCATCGTCTACTCGGACGCGCTGAATCACGCGTCGATCATCGACGGCCTGCGCCACAGCGGCGCCCAGAAGCGCATCTTCCGGCACAACGACGTCGCGCACCTCGAGGAACTGATCGCCGCCGACCCCGCCGACCGGCCCAAGCTGATCGTGCTCGAGTCGGTGTACTCCATGTCCGGCGACATCGCACCGCTCGCCGAGATCGCCGACATAGCCAAGCGGTACGGCGCCAGCACCTTCCTCGACGAGGTGCACGCGGTCGGCATGTACGGTCCCGAAGGAGCGGGCATCGCCGCCCGGGAGGGCATCGCCGACGACTTCACCGTCATCATGGGCACCCTCGCCAAGGGATTCGGCACCGCGGGCGGCTACATCGCCGGGCCCGCCGCCCTGGTCGACGCGGTACGCAGCTTCTCCCGCTCGTTCATCTTCACCACCTCCCTGCCGCCGGCCATCGCCGCCGGCGCGCTCGCCGGGGTCAGGCACCTGAGGTCCTCCGACGAGGAGCGCGACCGGCTCCGGGACAACGCGCAGCTGCTCCACCGGCTTCTCGACGAGCGGAACATCCCCTTCGTCTCGCCCATGTCCCACATCGTCTCCGTCTTCGTCGGCGACGACAGCCTCTGCCGGAAGGCCTCCGAGTTCCTCCTGCAGCGGCACGGCATCTACGTGCAGGCCATCAACGCCCCCAGCGTCAAGGCCGGCGAAGAGATCCTGCGGGTCGCACCCTCCGCCACGCACACGTCCAGCGACGTCGAGAAGTTCGCCGAGGCGCTCGACGGCATCTGGCAGGAGCTCGACATCCCCCGCACCGAGCACACGCGCGGCAACTGA
- a CDS encoding class I adenylate-forming enzyme family protein, translating to MADPDDRQAEEGGYVAQVMSVLATGLERAVLHWRGREVTAGEFTDSVNGVARKLRGLGVGAGSVVGILVAPNSPEMFYVRYAAHELGAAVCYLRSTNPGSSAEVLPLEAQLTILLDTSADVLYADDENAVRAKELAGLAPGGFELAGFHDRGSEEVEGAEEFGVWDPQALAVIAFTSGSTGRPKGIRQSGRIWDSIVRTTMTAITEPDHARMLVTTPLSHTVGPMADAVLASGGTVFLHEEFDPSETLRAIEEHRITRTLVATPHLYQLLDHDSIATTRLSSLRQLIYTGCAAAPARIAEAVSVFGFALVQGYGTTEGGRVTLLDPGDHQDARLLSTVGRPFPEVELKVCDPDSGQELAVGGTGEVWLRSPHVMDGYWADPELTAQVLRDGWYRTGDIGCLDEKGYLRLLDRIADVVKTQGVKVYPAVVEREILALPGVGQAAVYGVRDADNIERLNAAIVARPGARISPDDIRSRIAAALSAQHAPEVILLLDELPLNDSGKPDKRRLRSLGSAAA from the coding sequence ATGGCGGATCCGGACGACCGGCAGGCGGAAGAGGGCGGCTACGTCGCCCAGGTGATGTCGGTGCTGGCAACCGGCCTGGAACGGGCCGTGCTGCACTGGCGGGGTCGGGAGGTGACGGCGGGAGAGTTCACCGACTCGGTGAACGGCGTGGCCCGCAAGCTGCGTGGTCTCGGGGTCGGGGCCGGCAGCGTGGTCGGCATTCTGGTGGCGCCCAACAGTCCCGAGATGTTCTATGTGCGCTACGCGGCCCACGAGCTCGGCGCGGCCGTCTGCTATCTCCGGTCCACGAACCCGGGATCCTCGGCGGAAGTGCTGCCCCTGGAAGCCCAGTTGACGATCCTGCTCGACACGTCGGCCGATGTTCTCTATGCCGACGACGAAAACGCCGTACGCGCAAAGGAGTTGGCCGGTCTCGCGCCGGGCGGCTTCGAGCTCGCCGGCTTCCACGACCGCGGCTCCGAGGAGGTCGAGGGGGCCGAAGAGTTCGGGGTCTGGGATCCGCAGGCCCTCGCCGTGATCGCGTTCACGAGCGGCAGCACCGGGAGGCCCAAAGGGATTCGTCAGTCAGGACGGATCTGGGACAGCATCGTACGGACCACGATGACCGCGATCACCGAGCCGGACCACGCACGGATGCTCGTCACCACCCCCCTCAGCCACACGGTCGGACCGATGGCGGACGCGGTCCTCGCCTCCGGCGGAACCGTCTTCCTGCACGAGGAGTTCGACCCCTCCGAGACACTGAGAGCCATCGAGGAACACCGGATCACCCGGACGCTCGTGGCGACTCCGCACCTGTACCAGCTCCTCGACCACGACAGCATCGCGACGACCCGACTGTCCTCCCTGCGGCAGCTGATCTACACCGGCTGCGCCGCCGCGCCCGCCAGAATCGCGGAGGCGGTGAGCGTCTTCGGGTTCGCGCTGGTGCAGGGCTACGGGACCACCGAAGGCGGCCGCGTCACCCTTCTCGATCCCGGGGACCATCAGGACGCGCGGCTGCTGTCCACGGTGGGGCGACCGTTTCCCGAAGTCGAACTCAAGGTGTGTGACCCCGACTCCGGCCAGGAGCTGGCGGTCGGCGGGACCGGCGAGGTGTGGCTCCGCTCGCCGCATGTGATGGACGGGTACTGGGCGGACCCCGAGCTGACGGCGCAGGTGCTGCGCGACGGGTGGTACCGCACGGGCGACATCGGCTGCCTCGACGAGAAGGGGTATCTGCGTCTCCTCGACCGCATCGCCGATGTGGTCAAGACCCAGGGCGTCAAGGTCTATCCGGCGGTGGTGGAGCGGGAGATCCTCGCGCTGCCCGGTGTCGGACAGGCCGCTGTCTACGGCGTCCGCGACGCCGACAACATCGAACGCCTGAACGCCGCGATCGTCGCACGGCCAGGAGCGCGGATCAGCCCCGACGACATCCGGTCGAGGATCGCCGCCGCGCTCTCCGCCCAGCACGCGCCCGAAGTGATCCTGCTGCTCGACGAGCTTCCGCTCAACGACTCCGGCAAGCCGGACAAGCGCCGGCTGCGTTCCCTCGGCTCCGCCGCAGCGTGA
- a CDS encoding DUF2218 domain-containing protein → MPITEAQVETDRPGRYLVQLCRHFSNKGRHLGHRPRTRHGGDGSAGTDPSPGFRPDEITVEWSETHGVLDLPWGRCAMQAGPGVLTLRIDAADEENLRRFQDLLTAHLDRFSRRAPLTVEWQRPEEPDGQLETARPVPGTAVARRRWHRGWTGFGAACAVIVAVAVHLGLGGAVLADARWTGWAIGFIVTAVVVKVAVLGVFAVRHGPRRTD, encoded by the coding sequence ATGCCGATCACCGAAGCCCAAGTCGAGACCGACCGTCCCGGCCGCTACCTCGTCCAGCTCTGCCGCCATTTCAGCAACAAGGGCCGCCACTTGGGCCACCGTCCACGCACCCGCCACGGCGGCGACGGATCCGCCGGAACCGACCCGAGCCCGGGGTTCCGCCCGGACGAGATCACCGTCGAGTGGTCGGAGACGCACGGCGTGCTGGACCTCCCCTGGGGGCGGTGCGCCATGCAGGCCGGCCCGGGCGTGCTGACGCTGCGCATCGACGCCGCGGACGAGGAGAACCTGCGGCGATTCCAAGACCTCCTCACAGCGCACCTCGACAGGTTCAGCAGGCGCGCCCCCTTGACCGTGGAGTGGCAGCGGCCGGAGGAGCCCGACGGTCAGCTCGAGACCGCTCGCCCAGTTCCTGGGACAGCCGTGGCGCGTCGTCGATGGCACCGTGGCTGGACTGGCTTCGGAGCTGCCTGCGCGGTGATCGTCGCCGTGGCCGTGCACTTGGGGCTCGGCGGAGCCGTTCTGGCTGACGCACGGTGGACCGGTTGGGCCATCGGCTTCATCGTGACGGCCGTCGTCGTGAAGGTCGCCGTCCTGGGCGTCTTCGCCGTACGTCACGGTCCGCGGCGCACGGACTAG
- a CDS encoding phage tail sheath family protein: MPTNAVSAAKPTYPGVYVEELPSSVRTISTVTTSVTAFVGHTRRGPLNEPVRVTSFTEFERRFGGLSAQSAVGYAVHQFFGNGGTVAVIVRVAKANTGKAACVTLESTEGHSESAVLEVHAKEPGVWGNGLRVAVDYDTPHPDDTFNLRVYDARGQARESFTGLSLDPASGRYAPTLVNTGSRLIRVDVVGEGRPDPSGTVSKPFGHELPDLAVDLTVKIGEVEREFTLYDPECDGEAPRTVTELALLLERKLRALPDAPGKHAFAGAEVTAFGRRLQVVAGSTDPEDVVRFVGECANDLGLEASVNPPVFPLDGGQDGEAPGPRDLIGSETDKTGIQSLRDVADVNLLALPELAAYESTDDMVTVVSAAQRLCEQQRIFLLVDAPGSWGSVDAARAGLSAFDAVRGNHAGLYFPHLQLTDPLTGRLRSFPPSGAVAGVFARTDSERGVWKAPAGTEARLAGVHSLTVQLTDRENGLLNPLGVNCLRTFPMVGPLVWGARTLEGSDALDGDWKYVPVRRLALHVEESLQRGLQWVVFEPNDENLWQQIRLSASSYLHTLFRQGAFKGSTPREAYFVKCDKDTTTDEDIANGVVNVLVGIAPVRPAEFVIVKIQQTSGQFELQ; encoded by the coding sequence ATGCCGACGAATGCAGTGAGCGCTGCCAAGCCGACGTATCCCGGCGTCTACGTCGAAGAGCTTCCCAGCAGTGTCCGCACGATCTCGACCGTGACCACCTCGGTGACCGCCTTCGTGGGTCACACTCGACGCGGCCCGCTCAACGAGCCGGTGCGCGTCACGAGCTTCACCGAGTTCGAGCGCCGCTTCGGGGGCCTCAGCGCGCAGAGCGCCGTCGGCTACGCGGTGCACCAGTTCTTCGGCAACGGCGGCACCGTCGCCGTGATCGTCCGGGTCGCGAAAGCGAACACCGGCAAGGCCGCCTGCGTGACACTGGAGTCCACCGAGGGCCACAGCGAGAGCGCGGTCCTCGAAGTACACGCCAAGGAGCCCGGCGTGTGGGGCAACGGCCTGCGCGTCGCCGTCGACTACGACACCCCGCATCCGGACGACACGTTCAACCTGCGGGTGTACGACGCCAGGGGCCAGGCCCGCGAGTCCTTCACCGGCCTCTCCCTGGACCCGGCCAGCGGCCGTTACGCCCCGACCCTGGTCAACACCGGCTCACGGCTGATCCGCGTGGACGTCGTCGGCGAGGGCCGCCCCGACCCGTCGGGTACCGTCTCCAAGCCGTTCGGGCATGAACTGCCGGACCTCGCGGTCGACTTGACCGTGAAGATCGGCGAGGTCGAGCGCGAGTTCACGCTGTACGACCCCGAGTGCGACGGCGAGGCTCCGCGCACCGTCACCGAGCTGGCGCTGCTCCTCGAGCGCAAGCTGCGCGCACTGCCCGACGCGCCCGGCAAGCATGCCTTCGCCGGCGCTGAGGTGACCGCGTTCGGCCGGCGGCTCCAGGTCGTCGCCGGGTCCACCGACCCCGAGGACGTCGTCCGCTTCGTCGGCGAGTGCGCCAACGACCTGGGCCTGGAGGCCTCGGTCAACCCGCCGGTGTTCCCGCTGGACGGCGGCCAGGACGGCGAGGCACCGGGCCCGCGCGACCTGATCGGCAGCGAGACGGACAAGACCGGCATCCAGTCACTGCGCGACGTCGCCGACGTCAACCTGCTCGCCCTGCCGGAACTCGCGGCGTACGAGTCGACCGACGACATGGTGACGGTCGTCTCGGCGGCGCAACGCCTGTGCGAGCAGCAGCGGATCTTCCTCCTGGTCGACGCCCCGGGCTCCTGGGGCAGTGTCGACGCGGCACGGGCAGGTCTGTCCGCGTTCGACGCGGTGCGCGGCAATCACGCGGGGCTGTACTTCCCGCATCTGCAGCTCACGGATCCGCTCACCGGGCGGCTCCGTTCCTTCCCGCCGTCGGGTGCGGTGGCGGGTGTGTTCGCCCGCACGGACTCCGAGCGCGGCGTGTGGAAGGCACCGGCCGGGACCGAGGCGCGCCTCGCGGGCGTGCACTCGCTGACGGTCCAGCTGACCGACCGCGAGAACGGGCTGCTCAACCCGCTGGGCGTGAACTGCCTGCGCACCTTCCCGATGGTGGGCCCGCTGGTCTGGGGAGCGCGCACCCTTGAGGGTTCCGACGCCCTCGACGGCGACTGGAAGTACGTGCCGGTGCGGCGGCTCGCCCTGCATGTGGAGGAGAGCCTGCAACGCGGCCTGCAGTGGGTGGTGTTCGAGCCGAACGACGAGAACCTGTGGCAGCAGATCCGCCTCAGCGCCTCCTCGTACCTCCACACGCTGTTCCGTCAGGGCGCCTTCAAGGGCAGCACGCCGCGCGAGGCGTACTTCGTCAAGTGCGACAAGGACACCACGACGGACGAGGACATCGCGAACGGCGTCGTGAACGTGCTGGTCGGCATCGCGCCGGTCAGGCCCGCCGAGTTCGTGATCGTCAAGATCCAGCAGACGTCCGGGCAGTTCGAGCTCCAGTGA
- a CDS encoding long-chain fatty acid--CoA ligase, with the protein MTLSVAAVLAESAARRPDHPAIVFGTERVTYSELWFRARQYATVFREQGISPGDRVALLLPNGLEFPAAYFGVLALGAVVVPVNALLRAAEIEHVLSDSGAQLLVCAAPLIGEGGKAAEATGVPVLTTGADGVDALAARAEPVSGCAPSEPGDIAVILYTSGTTGRPKGAMLTQLNITMNIQVGMDSPFDFRPDDVLLGCLPLFHTFGQICGMGTCFRAGATMVLMERFDAARALDLMVTHGCTVLMGVPTMYLALLDAAAADARRPPLDRAFSGGSALPVTVLEEFQETFGCQIYEGYGLTETSPVVAYNQRAWPCRPGTVGRPVWGVDVEIARADLEGRIELLPTGEVGEIVIRGHNVMAGYLNRPEATAEVMVDGWFRSGDLGVKDGEGYLSIVDRKKDLVLRGGYNVYPREVEDVLVHHPAIAQVAVIGVPHALHGEEVCAVVLTRPGLAPGPALGAEITAWSRERLAAYKYPRRVEFVDAFPLGPSGKVLKRELVTLFSAASAASAASAGR; encoded by the coding sequence ATGACTCTCTCGGTAGCGGCGGTACTCGCCGAATCCGCGGCACGGCGCCCGGACCACCCGGCGATCGTCTTCGGCACGGAACGGGTGACGTACAGCGAACTCTGGTTCCGGGCACGGCAGTACGCGACCGTGTTCCGCGAGCAGGGGATCAGCCCCGGTGACCGGGTCGCGCTGCTGCTGCCCAACGGGCTCGAGTTCCCGGCCGCCTATTTCGGGGTGCTGGCCCTCGGCGCGGTCGTGGTGCCCGTGAACGCGCTGCTCCGGGCGGCGGAGATCGAGCACGTCCTGAGCGACTCCGGCGCCCAACTGCTGGTCTGCGCCGCTCCGTTGATCGGCGAGGGAGGCAAGGCAGCCGAGGCCACTGGGGTTCCGGTACTCACCACGGGCGCGGACGGGGTCGATGCGCTCGCCGCCCGGGCCGAACCGGTCAGCGGCTGCGCGCCGAGCGAGCCCGGTGACATCGCGGTGATCCTCTACACCTCCGGCACCACGGGCCGGCCCAAGGGCGCGATGCTCACCCAGCTCAACATCACGATGAACATCCAGGTCGGGATGGACTCCCCGTTCGACTTCCGGCCCGATGACGTGCTGCTCGGCTGTCTCCCGCTGTTCCACACCTTCGGCCAGATCTGCGGGATGGGGACCTGCTTCCGGGCCGGCGCCACCATGGTCCTGATGGAGAGGTTCGACGCCGCGCGGGCACTCGACCTCATGGTGACCCATGGGTGCACCGTGCTCATGGGCGTACCGACGATGTATCTCGCCCTCCTGGACGCGGCCGCCGCCGACGCGCGACGGCCACCCCTCGACCGCGCCTTCTCCGGAGGATCGGCGCTGCCGGTCACGGTCCTCGAGGAGTTCCAGGAGACGTTCGGCTGCCAGATCTACGAGGGGTACGGGCTGACGGAGACCTCGCCCGTGGTCGCCTACAACCAGCGGGCGTGGCCCTGCCGGCCGGGCACCGTGGGACGGCCGGTCTGGGGTGTCGACGTGGAGATCGCCAGAGCCGATCTGGAGGGCCGGATCGAGCTGCTGCCCACCGGTGAGGTGGGGGAGATCGTCATCCGGGGGCACAACGTGATGGCCGGCTATCTCAACCGGCCCGAGGCGACCGCCGAGGTGATGGTCGACGGCTGGTTCCGCTCGGGCGATCTCGGGGTGAAGGACGGTGAGGGGTATCTGTCCATCGTCGACCGGAAGAAGGACCTCGTGCTGCGCGGCGGCTACAACGTCTACCCGCGGGAGGTCGAGGACGTACTGGTGCACCACCCGGCGATCGCCCAGGTCGCCGTCATCGGTGTCCCGCACGCCCTGCACGGCGAGGAGGTCTGCGCCGTGGTGCTCACCAGGCCGGGTCTCGCACCCGGTCCGGCGCTCGGTGCCGAGATCACCGCCTGGAGCAGGGAGCGGCTCGCCGCGTACAAGTACCCGCGGCGGGTGGAGTTCGTCGACGCGTTCCCGCTCGGCCCCAGCGGAAAGGTCCTCAAGCGG